From the Blastocatellia bacterium genome, one window contains:
- a CDS encoding SUMF1/EgtB/PvdO family nonheme iron enzyme, with translation MKKCSSCGREFQEQTTFCPFDGKKLDAPEPADVDKFLGTVLDGKYCVESKIGQGGMGNVYKAKHVHMDTMVAVKILHPHLVSDQTTVERFRREARAAITVNHPNAIHVMDFGVTGDKTVYLVMEFLEGISLRKLLEIERCLTPEKALNIMKQVCAAVDTAHSKGIIHRDLKPDNIVIVAHGTPSELVKVLDFSIAKLKAASEGPVNLTQQGMVVGTPQYMSPEQAEGQELDTRSDLYSLGVIMYEMLTGDLPFKATTPMALILKHIHALPRPLRELKENISPALEAVVLRTLAKKREDRPQSATILAEQLEEAMSQENVSIRPETSPVIVRPTGEAMMGGAKGIKPAQPIGAYPAGATAPLSLPNEVKMQSSSSMDYSGDLSLDPRDASRAANKVSSGGLAGRPQTNPINGSRPNAVKSIPPQVISTPIAGSEENTTSKPNNTSRLLVIMAGAFFAIILGLIIYFFFFNEPAKVGNTTGNDNKDFKPWLDKMQMVSVPTGTYMMGREVEKGVPIDSTPAHLVKVPAFLIGRYEVTNKQYQEYLKATNRSGPEGWTGSEFVAGQEEFAVSGISWDEANAYCQWLSTQSGLKFRLLTEAEWEYAARGTDNRLYPWGTDWDSTKTVSGESNNASIVAVTSALLTNDRSPYGIIGMCGNVFEWTASPVTLYPNSAAKIEPCNECRIIRGGSYKSKKEVLQNTNRFWQPNDFRDNRVGFRLGADLP, from the coding sequence ATGAAAAAGTGTTCTTCATGTGGTCGAGAGTTTCAGGAGCAAACAACTTTTTGTCCTTTTGATGGAAAAAAGTTAGACGCTCCAGAACCTGCGGATGTAGATAAATTTTTAGGCACAGTCTTAGACGGAAAATACTGTGTTGAATCTAAAATTGGTCAAGGTGGTATGGGCAATGTTTATAAAGCTAAACACGTCCATATGGATACTATGGTGGCTGTAAAAATCTTACATCCACATCTAGTCTCTGACCAAACTACAGTAGAAAGATTTCGACGTGAAGCAAGAGCAGCAATTACTGTAAATCACCCTAATGCTATACATGTGATGGACTTTGGAGTTACTGGAGATAAAACTGTTTACTTAGTAATGGAGTTTTTGGAAGGGATTAGCTTACGTAAATTACTAGAAATAGAAAGGTGTTTAACGCCAGAAAAAGCCTTAAATATTATGAAACAAGTATGTGCTGCTGTAGATACAGCACATAGCAAAGGCATTATTCATAGAGACTTAAAACCGGATAATATTGTAATAGTTGCTCATGGTACACCTAGCGAGCTAGTAAAAGTGCTAGATTTTTCTATTGCTAAACTTAAAGCAGCTAGCGAAGGGCCAGTAAATCTTACCCAACAAGGCATGGTAGTAGGTACTCCTCAATATATGTCTCCAGAACAAGCCGAAGGCCAGGAACTAGACACTCGTTCAGATTTATATAGCTTAGGTGTAATTATGTATGAAATGTTGACAGGAGATCTTCCTTTCAAAGCTACAACACCAATGGCTTTAATTCTTAAACATATTCATGCTTTACCTAGGCCACTAAGAGAGTTAAAAGAAAATATTTCTCCTGCTTTAGAGGCAGTTGTTTTAAGAACATTAGCTAAAAAACGAGAAGATCGGCCACAATCAGCAACCATATTAGCTGAACAATTAGAAGAAGCTATGTCTCAAGAAAATGTGTCTATTAGACCAGAGACATCTCCTGTAATTGTACGTCCAACAGGTGAAGCTATGATGGGAGGAGCTAAAGGAATAAAGCCTGCTCAACCAATTGGTGCTTATCCAGCAGGTGCTACTGCTCCTTTAAGCTTACCAAACGAAGTAAAAATGCAGTCTTCTAGCTCAATGGACTATAGCGGGGATTTATCCTTAGATCCTAGAGATGCTAGTCGTGCAGCCAATAAAGTTAGTTCTGGTGGTTTAGCAGGACGACCACAAACAAATCCTATAAATGGTTCTCGTCCAAATGCAGTAAAAAGCATTCCTCCCCAAGTTATTTCTACTCCTATTGCTGGTTCAGAAGAAAATACTACTTCTAAACCTAACAACACTAGCCGACTATTGGTAATAATGGCTGGAGCTTTTTTTGCCATTATACTTGGGTTAATAATTTATTTCTTTTTCTTTAATGAACCAGCTAAAGTTGGTAATACTACAGGAAATGACAATAAAGATTTCAAACCTTGGTTGGATAAAATGCAAATGGTTTCTGTTCCAACAGGTACATATATGATGGGACGTGAAGTAGAAAAAGGTGTTCCTATAGATTCTACACCAGCACATCTAGTAAAAGTACCAGCATTTTTAATCGGTAGATATGAAGTAACCAATAAACAATATCAAGAATATCTTAAAGCTACTAATCGCTCCGGGCCAGAAGGTTGGACAGGTTCAGAGTTTGTAGCAGGACAAGAAGAGTTTGCTGTAAGTGGTATTTCTTGGGATGAAGCAAATGCTTATTGTCAATGGCTTTCTACTCAATCGGGTCTTAAGTTTCGTTTGTTAACAGAAGCTGAATGGGAATATGCGGCTCGTGGTACAGATAACCGACTTTATCCTTGGGGAACAGATTGGGATTCAACAAAAACCGTTTCAGGTGAAAGCAATAACGCTAGCATAGTGGCTGTTACATCTGCTTTACTTACTAATGATCGTAGTCCTTACGGTATTATTGGAATGTGTGGGAACGTTTTTGAATGGACAGCTAGCCCAGTAACGCTTTATCCTAACTCCGCAGCTAAAATAGAGCCTTGCAATGAATGTAGGATAATTCGTGGGGGTAGTTATAAATCTAAAAAAGAAGTACTTCAAAATACTAACCGGTTTTGGCAGCCAAATGACTTTAGAGATAATAGGGTAGGCTTTCGTTTAGGTGCAGATTTACCTTAA
- a CDS encoding rhodanese-like domain-containing protein, translating into MLKILNLLLLILVSVATVWAIAPIQQSLPNGVQLITIEELKTKMDKKENLLVLDVRGHAGSLIKGAVRIPLAEIEKNLDKLPKDKLIVTVCSCSNEGSSGRAARILMDKGYTKVAALKGGQLAWEAAKYPIDIVAVE; encoded by the coding sequence ATGTTAAAAATACTTAATTTATTGCTTTTAATTTTAGTTAGTGTAGCAACTGTTTGGGCAATAGCACCCATACAGCAAAGCTTACCTAATGGAGTTCAACTTATTACAATAGAAGAGTTAAAAACCAAAATGGACAAAAAAGAAAACCTACTAGTACTAGATGTACGTGGGCATGCAGGTTCACTAATTAAAGGTGCAGTTCGTATTCCTTTAGCTGAAATAGAGAAAAATCTAGATAAATTACCTAAAGATAAACTTATAGTTACAGTGTGTTCTTGTTCAAATGAAGGTTCAAGCGGACGTGCTGCAAGAATTTTGATGGACAAAGGTTACACTAAAGTAGCAGCATTAAAAGGCGGTCAACTAGCTTGGGAAGCAGCTAAATATCCTATAGACATTGTTGCTGTTGAGTAG